One segment of Phragmites australis chromosome 13, lpPhrAust1.1, whole genome shotgun sequence DNA contains the following:
- the LOC133889367 gene encoding uncharacterized protein LOC133889367, which translates to MMVPLDPAGKPTSQRRISEGDTVVVYERHDAMRAVAVRAGGVLQNRFGVFRHDDWLGRPFGSKVYSSPAAVGGGKGGSGKGGGAKGFVHLLAPTPELWTLVLSHRTQILYIADISLVVAYLELVPGCVVLESGTGSGSLTTSLARAVAPHGHVHTFDFHEQRAASAREDFERNGLSSLITVNVRDIQGEGFPEQHRGVSDAVFLDLPQPWLAIPSVGLMLKQDGILCSFSPCIEQVQRACEAMRPCFTDIRTFEILLRTYEVRDGSLKSATANEDPTVGPLPLKRKKIAQPGEISDSQKNSCVLVRPCSTARGHTGYLTFARLRLCGSQTES; encoded by the exons ATGATGGTCCCGCTCGACCCCGCGGGCAAGCCCACCTCGCAGCGCCGCATCTCGGAGGGCGACACCGTCGTGGTTTACGAGCGCCACGACGCGATGCGCGCCGTTGCCGtgcgcgccggcggcgtgctccAGAACCGATTCGGCGTCTTCCGCCACGACGACTGGCTCGGCCGCCCCTTCGGATCCAAGGTCTACAgctcccccgccgccgtcggAGGAGGCAAGGGTGGCAGCGGCAAGGGGGGCGGCGCTAAGGGGTTCGTGCACCTCCTAGCGCCGACCCCGGAGCTCTGGACGCTGGTGCTCAGCCACCGGACGCAGATCCTCTACATCGCCGACATCAGCCTCGTCGTCGCCTACCTCGAGCTCGTCCCCGGCTGCGTCGTGCTCGAGTCCGGCACCGGCAGCGGCTCGCTCACCACATCGCTGGCACGCGCCGTCGCGCCTCACGGCCACGTCCACACCTTCGACTTCCACGAACAGAGGGCCGCCTCGGCCAG GGAAGACTTTGAGAGGAATGGCCTAAGCAGCCTCATCACGGTCAACGTACGGGATATACAAGGTGAAGGATTCCCAGAGCAGCATCGTGGTGTTTCTGATGCTGTCTTCCTGGACTTGCCCCAGCCTTGGCTTGCAATACCATCTGTTGGGTTGATGCTAAAGCAAGACGGAATTTTGTGCTCCTTTTCACCTTGCATTGAGCAAGTGCAGCGTGCTTGCGAAGCTATGAGACCCTGTTTCACAG ATATTAGAACCTTTGAAATTCTTCTCCGCACCTATGAAGTAAGAGATGGTTCTCTCAAGAGTGCCACTGCCAATGAAGATCCTACTGTAGGGCCTCTTccactgaaaagaaaaaaaattgcacagcCCGGAGAAATCTCGGACTCACAGAAGAACTCCTGTGTTTTGGTTAGACCGTGCAGCACTGCTAGAGGACACACTGGCTACTTGACGTTTGCAAGGCTTCGCTTGTGCGGGAGCCAAACTGAATCTTAA